The Cololabis saira isolate AMF1-May2022 chromosome 23, fColSai1.1, whole genome shotgun sequence genomic sequence AGAAGTGGAACCTTTTTCAGGGGTGTAATACGTTGTTTAGGTATTTCATTTGGTCAATAGGCCATATTGATGGTCCGTTTTCACATGGCTGCTACCAAAATGAAGACCTAGTCTCTCCAGTTCACTGTTTCTTGCATGctggattttgacttttttaggTGTAAGCTCAAAATATTCACTTGAATTGTATCATGTTTGTTGGACAGTAAGTGAAAGGGTAAATAACCTTTTCCCTTTTTATGAAGGAGTTTTAGATGTTGCTCTTTCAATATGTCTTTGGACCCCTTTTCAAAAGAAAATTAAGTGGTTATTGGAACTATATCTACCATTGTATTTATGGCACTCATTGAGGTCGAGTTATTAAATGTTTAGCTATGTGTCCCATTTTCCTCGACCTGTAAGTTATAATGAAAAGAATATCAATCTTTTAAATCCTTTGGCCAGTTTTGCTGTGAATTTGGGACAAAGCAAACTTTTgtaaaaagaacaaataataacTTCACTAGATGCCttgggagtaaaaaaaaaaaaaagattgccaGCAGATTTATAAATCAGTGCTGACTGTCTAGATGGATCTCAGCAAGCCTGAGAATCTTTGAACGTACATTGTAACATTGGTTTGTGTGACATCTGTGATGCTTTCACACTGTTAATGTTAATGAGGGTAAAGCGTGTGATGTCTGTGCCATAGCTGCTTTACCCTTTTCTCCAGTAAAATTTATGGTTTTTGTACACGTCACAAGAGATTTTGAGATCAAAAATAGGTTAACCTGGCATACTATAGTTTTGCTAGATATGTTCTATATTGGATTGATTGGTGCCACGAGTTATTGTCCCTAGTCTTAAgatgtacatttatatatatataaaaaaaaagatatttctgTTTGTCACTGTCTTATGTAATATGAAATCGTCTATATGAATTTACTTCATATGCACATATGAACTTTTAAAGGCAGACTTGAATAAATATTGTGTAATTTAATGTTAAATTTAATCTTAGCTTCTTGGATATTTCTTGTTGAACTTTGCATGacatgtttgtgtgtctgtgctGGGGTTGGGGGCAGTACACAATCAGTTGAGCACATTTGACCTCAATTTCCTAAATGGGAATTCCcccattttaatatattttcatGGTGAACGTCATCGGACGCCAAATAAAATCTGCAGACTAAAGTCTCCTAACTCAAAATGATGGTGAACTGAACCCAGCCTTGGTGTACACTTTGTCTAGTCTAGAGCTTTAATGGTGAGTGGGGGGAGTGTTCACTCTTGGGATAGCTCGAAACCAAACTGCACCCTTCGTTTTGACACATTTCAGCTAACGAGGAtcaaggatggaaggaaggaaaaggaggAACATTTTGAGTGCACCATCCCCCGCTCACCCCGCATGACCGAACAGGACTTCAGccaccatctcttcctccaccccctccatttcttttctctcttctccacccATCCCTCTCTCTATCTGTTGTCTGCCTGACTAAGAGCAGTGGATGGAGGACCCTGAATTGTGTAAGGCTTTGTTATTCAAACATCTATACTTATGGTAACTAAAGGTGAtcggaggaaagaaaaaagacaaaaaaaactttcctgacatcttttattttgttttatttgacagAGTATATGTggttctttttttgaaaaaaaatatcaaaaataaaaaaaaataaaactggtcATGCTATTTCCAGATAGACTACAATATTACATTCTACCATTTccccttttattttcattttttctttgacTTGCTGTACTGTGTACGTTCAGTTTAGAGAAGCTTTTATAGGGTACATGTTGATGTTTTCTCCTACTCTCACTCAATGCCATTTATTCTTTTCATGTTTAGTATGTTTGTAAATGTTTCTGCTTTTTGATTAAAAACTAGATGGTGTAATAAACTGTTTACTAAGGTATACTGCATTTGGCGAATTCCTCTACATAGTTCATTTATATTAAATGTGTATTTTGGACTGGAAAATGTTTTTCACACTGAATTTGTCTACTTTTTAGATACTTTTTAGCTCAACAAGCAAGtggctgtttgtttttgttgtttttgttttcatcaaaTGGATAGAAATTTCACAAGGTAAGCCAAATTgatagatcttttttttttatgtgctcTGATGTGTAGTTGGGAGCGTAAACCTTAAAGTTAAATTACTATGACTGTTTTGGCTCACACCGTAAACCAAAAACATTATGCTGCCATTCACCCAGTGGCATTTAATTCGAATTGCATCACCTCTGGTGATGATTATAACCGTCCCATATTATGCAATTCTGCTTTCTACTTTCTAATCTAAACACCACTGCAGAGGGAGCCTAAATCCTGTAATTTATGTGCTCCAGGCACCCTGTGTGGCCTCCCCCTGCTCCACCCTTACTCTGCTTTTATTGGTTACTTTCCTAAACAAGTCAGACACATCACTGCCCGTCATGTGGCACAAAGGTGTAGACAATTGGAGCATTTTTCTATTTAAAGTAAACTAACTATTTCAATGCTTGCATTCATCAGTCTTATggcttttaaaatgaccaatgGCCTGAATATGGGTTATATGGCCATTTAAAAGTATTTTAGCCTTTTGAAAGTCAGGAAAAGCATAACATGGGACCTCAAACTGAAATGTACTTGTGGCAAATTGTCCAAAATGTTGATTCCATGAGCAGTGTTCCTGAAATCCTTTTATTCAAAATTCTAACAACTTTTTGCCAGTTACCTATTTCTGATGCTTTGCGCttgaaacttttatttttttgggactATAACCTTATATTTAAAGTTCTatccacaaaaacaaaagattaGCTTGTAATTTGTTGCAAATGCTGAAATGTACCACAACTGTCGTCAAATACCATACGGTGCAATCCTTCTACCCATCATGTGAATGTCGCTTATTTGTCAACTTTTCCACGTTCGAGGAAATGAGTCTGGAAAATGTCGACAACTTTCATGTGGTTATAGTTTACGACGATATTAGAATTTAAGAATATCATCCACTTGTGTGCTTGAATACATATGCCTGGTTTTATTCAAGTTTCCAATATCGCTGAataaaattggaacttttaaatGTTGAGATGCAGTGTTGGAAAAGTGTTTCAGCAAATGTCCACTTGGAGGGTGGTGGTCTTGATGAACATGGTTAGACTGTAGCTGCGTCCCATTCAAAATGCTTTTCAAAGACCGTTTTGTATTTATgaatgttaaaacattttttaccaTTAACTGTACCTGTTAAAGATTAATGTAACGActtgtaaaatgtatttcacCTGAGTAAAGAGCAGATAGGTGGAGTATTTTAAACAAAATGTGCTAGAAAAATGTTGGTCCTTTCTGTCATGCAGTATATAGAAACTTTGGTCACTCACTAAACAAATGATCTCAGCCATGGGTAGATGTGCAGGGTGTTGGTCAAGATAGGATGTTTCTCTCCACTAGTCTTTCCACAGCTCTGCAGGTAAGTGTTCTCAGGTCTACAAACCgcaaaggagaggagaagtctggatggatggctgCTGCTTCAAGCAACACACTTGAACCTACAGAaacccctttttctttttagctttaAGTAACTTATGCATTGTTCTATATTGGGATCGTTAACAGATTTTTAGCTTAGTTTTCATCCTCCTGAAGTCTAAAACTTGAAATACACCTGTATGATCTAAAACAGAAATTTAGTAAAGACAGGTGGGATATGAGATGTGAAAACCTGGGGTGGGGGGGATTATGGAAGTCTTGTTTTTACCATCAGGTTTGGTGAAGAGTAGTCTTAAGTAAATGgtacaaataaatattttacctttattttaaTGTTCTGCTAACAAGTGCCTTTCAGGTAAATTGTCCAGGATATTgtgatcgatttaaaaaataaaacttctCAATTAAGTTTGcccttttgtttcatttgtgcATAACTCACCAAAGTGGCATAACCGGTTTTGAGCTTCAATATAGATTAAGTTTGTAAAGGGGAAAGGTCAAGCTTTGCCAAACATTTGCAACTCATAAGTTAATGAGACTGGGTATTTACTTGCCTCATTACCCATTCTTATATGGACACATCACTGTAAATGGAGTTGAACATTAATGTACAGTTCTTCTTCCCCAAGTACGTGCGGGTTATTCACGTGTGGTGAGGAAGTCAATAGCTATATCAAGATATAACATCACAAAGGTGGGTCAGGAAAATTCGATCGACTCGAATTattgaaatattgagaattTCAGACTCGGAAAGTTTCTGTCCCGGAACGTTTGTGCTCGCATCGCATTTTCCTACCGGCCATGTTACGGTTCTGCGGAATCTACTTCCGGTTTGCTAACATGGAGCGGTTTATTGTGTAAACTCACATTTGTTTTGCTTGAATGGCAGGTCTAACTGAGCTGGAAACATGCTGGGCCAATAATTGACTTGTAGTGTGTGCTACAGGTCGGATGTAACCGGGTCGGCAGTGTATTATGTTCAAAAAGATGACAGAATTTGGTCCAGATTCCGGGGGGCGCGTTAAGGTACTGTAACATCCGACCCAAGTATCTCATTATTTATAAACATGTGGCGTTTTTAAATCCCAATCTGGAGACGTATAGCTTCATAATAGTGCGAGGTTCACGTGTAGTACTGTTTTTCATTAGTATTTACATGAATTCAGCACATTAAAGGGCatatgtgtacaaatatatataaatattcaactatgtgtatgtatgcatgtataagtatatgtgtgagtataattacagtatataatagtaataataataataacaatactgttatttagcagtgtgagtacagtgtgtgaataattataaatacaggttaaatgatcagtgaaggggggtaggactaaataagtttacacttcttcctactacttttttggcacatgtaaatcaagatagcaagttttaaaggatgaaattccttgttttgttttgttgttttcttaaacttctcatgaagtgtttctttttttttttttttttacatgtacaaaaataaaataaatcaaatcaaaaaggcTCCTTATGTCTCTGCAGGGAGTGACTGTAGTGAAGCCGATTGTGTTCGGGAATGTTGCTCGGTACTTtgggaagaagagggaggaggaTGGACACACGCACCAGTGGTCTGTGTATGTGAAGCCTTACAGGAACGAGGTGAGGAAGATCTGACACATCCTCATGTTGTGAAGCCTTTGCAGGAAATGTAAAGTATGTTTCTGTTTTATAAAACTGTTCTCCCAGGATATGTCTGCCTATGTGAAGAAGATCCAGTTCAAGCTACACGAGAGCTATGGCAATCCTTTGAGAGGCGAGTTGTTCTCAGTCTGGAGGATGTTGCACAAAAATAGTGCCTGTGATTTTCTTTCTGCCATGCAAAATGTGTTACATGACAAATGAAacatacagtgccttgcgaaagtatttgccccccttgaactttgtgaccttttgccacatttcaggcttcaaacataaagatataaaactgtaattttttgtgaagaatcaacaacaagtgggacacaatcatgaagtggaacgaaatttattggatatttcaaacttttttaacaaataaaaaactgaaaaattgggcgtgcaaaattattcagcccccttaagttaatactttgtagcgccaccttttgctgtgattacagctgtaagtcggttggggtttgtctctatcagttttgcacatcgagagactgaaatttttgcccattcctccttgcaaaacagctcgagctcagtgaggttggatggagagcgtttgtgaacagcagttttcagttctttccacaaattctccattggattcaggtctggactttgacttggccattcttacacctggatatgttttttgtgaaccattccattgtagattttgctttatgttttggatcattgtcttgttggaagacaaatctccgtcccagtctcaggtcttttgcagactccaccaggttttcttccagaatggtcctgtattgggctccatccatcttcccatcaattttaaccatcttccctgtccctgctgaagaaaagcaggcccgaaccatgatgctgccaccaccatgtttgacagtggggatggtgtgttgagggtgatgagctgtgttgcttttacgccaaacataatgtcttgcattgttgccaaaaagtccgattttggtctgatctgaccagagcagcttcttccacatgtttgtgtcTCCCCGGTGGcatgtggcaaactttaaacaacactttatatagatatctttaagaaatggctttcttcttgccactcttccataaaggccagaattgtgcagtatacgactgattgttgtcgtatggacagagtctcccacctcagctgtagagctctgcagttcatccagagtgatcatgggcctcttggctgcatctctgatcagtcttctccttgtatgagctgaaagtgtagagggacagccaggtcttggtagatttgcagtggtctgatactccttccatttcaatattatcacttgaacagtgctccttgggatgtttaaagcttggaaaatatttttgtatccaaatccagctttaaacttctccacaacagtatctgggacctgcctggtgtgttccttgttcttcatgaagctctctgcgctttaaacggacctctgagacgatcacagtgcaggtgcatttatacggagacgtgattacacacaggtggattccatttatcatcactagtcatttaggtcaacactggatcattcagagatcctcactgaacttctggacagagtttaatgcactgaaagtaaaggggaTGAATAATTTCGCACGTCCACtttttcagtgttttatttgttaaaaaagtttgaaatatccaatacacttcattccacttcatgattgtatcccacttgttgttgattcttcacaaaaaattgcagttttatatctttatgttggaagcctgaaatgtggcaaaaggtcacaaagttcaagggggccaaatactttcgcaaggcactgtaaaTACTCATCTGCatgtttccctctttctttcagtGGTCACTAAGCCTCCATATGAGATCACAGAGACAGGTTGGGGGGAGTTTGAGATCACCGTCAAGATATTTTTCATCGATCCCAATGAAAGAACTGTAAGATCTGCCACAAGCAGGCAACACTGAAATAATGGTCTTACATTCATACTGAAAACTATATATTATACTGTGTGTTGACATTAATTGTAGACGTATTGACCATGTGGTGTGCTGTAACGGAAATAAGATCCTTACTTGGTAGTATGGTATGGTTATATGCTTGTTCTGATTTGTACTTGTGTTTGTCTGTTTAAGGTGACTCTGTTCCACCTGTTGAAGCTGTTCCAGTCAGATTCCAGTGCTATGCCCAAGAAGACTGTTGTGTCTGAATTCTATGATGAAATGGTACACATCCTTTCACCCTCTTGCATGTGACCCCAGTTAATACTGCATTGAAAAAGTAAATGATCTGTTTTTGTTAAACTTGCTGTACTCATGGAAATAACAAAGATCTGTATCTATCAGGCCGcttggtggcgcagtgggttaagcaagcggctcatatactgaggctacagtcctcctgcagtggtctttggttcgaatcccggcctgcgcacctttgctgcgtgtcatccccattctctttctctacccccttcctgtctgcaacttgaataaagggccacta encodes the following:
- the LOC133423864 gene encoding YEATS domain-containing protein 4-like; amino-acid sequence: MFKKMTEFGPDSGGRVKGVTVVKPIVFGNVARYFGKKREEDGHTHQWSVYVKPYRNEDMSAYVKKIQFKLHESYGNPLRVVTKPPYEITETGWGEFEITVKIFFIDPNERTVTLFHLLKLFQSDSSAMPKKTVVSEFYDEMIFQDPTAMMQQLLTTSRQLTLGAYKHETEFGELEQRTKEKLEAAKKRTSEEITELKDKLKASRENINHLKAEIRKLEEDGDHKEH